In Candidatus Eremiobacterota bacterium, the genomic stretch GCCCTTTTCCTGAAGGAGCCCCTTTCCATTTTGCAGATCACAGGCATCATAATGGTTCTCGGGGGTATTCAGCTCGCCAGGGTGGAAAAGCGGAACAGGCATGGCGAGGCCTCTGAAGGAGAAGAAGAGGGCGGGGAGAATATTTCCTCAAAGAGAACCGCCTGATAAAGCACAGGAGTGCCAAAGGAGGTGAGTGCCGTGTCCCTGTCAATGAAAAATTGATCTCCCGTGAGATCATCACCTGCGTGCAGGTGCCATTTTATCAGTTTTTTCCGGGAGCAGGGACCTGGCATTGATGAAGCCTCTTACCTGTCTCCCCGGTAAGTCCTCATTTTCACGGTAACGGATCTTCCCTTCTCTTCACCGCAGCGGCCGTTCAGTGATGAGGCTTATCCCATGCCAGAATAAACGAAAGGAGACTGTTATGACCACTGCCACTGAATCTTACGTTCCCATGTGGAAGGAGCTTGGCCTTGACCTCGAAGCCCACGACAGCCTTCTCAAGGTGCTTGGAAGCTATTACGTCGATGTCTATTTTTCCCAGAAGGACCGCCCCGAGGGGATGAAATATCTGGACTTCGTGATGAGCGAGGTCCATGGCCTCCGTATCAAGGAGCTCCAGCAGGACAAAAAGACCGGAAAGAAAATTATCGGCACCTATTGCGTCTTTGTGCCCGAGGAGATGATCCTGGCCCTGGACGGCGTCTCCATAGGGCTCTGCGCCGGCGCCGAGGTGGGATTCGCCGAGGCGGAGCGGTACCTTCCCCGATCCACCTGCAGCCTTATCAAGGCATTCTTCGGCTTTACCCTTGCCCGTGTATGCCCTTACGTGGAATCAGCGGACCTCATCATAGGCGAGACTACCTGTGACGGGAAGAAAAAGGCATATGACATCTTCAGGGAGATCAAGAGCCTCTACGTGATGGAGATACCTCATCTGAAGAACTCCATTGACAGGGATCTCTGGATCGCCGAGCTCCACAGGCTGAGAGAGCAGCTTGAAAAAACCACGGGGAAAAAGATGGAGCCCGGGAAGCTCAGGGAGAGCATTGAACTTGTGAACCGCAAGCGCGATGCCCTCAACCGCATAGCGCGCCTGCGCGCCCACAGCCCTGCCCCCATTTCCGGGAAGGACGCTCTTCTCATCAGCCAGGTCTCTTTTTACGATGACATCACCCGCTTCACCAGGCAGATCAACGCCATTGCCGACGAGCTGGAAGAGCGGGTGAAAAAGGGCGAGGGCGTCTTTCCAAAAGAGACCCCGCGCCTGCTGATCTCAGGGTGCCCCATGGCCGTTCCCAACTGGAAGCTCCCCCACCTTGTGGAGACCTCAGGCGCCGTTATCGTCGGCGAGGAGTCCTGCGTGGGGATGCGCAACATCCGCAATAACGTCAAAGCTGAAGGCGACACCGTCGAGGCCCTCATAGAGCGTATCGCCGACCGCTACCTTCAGATAGACTGCGCCTGCTTCACGCCCAATGATGAGCGCCTTGACCACATAGTGGAGATGGCGAAAGAGCTCAAGGCCGACGGCGTGATCCATTATGCCCTCTCGTTCTGCACCCCCTACATGGTGGAGAGCTACCGCGTGGAGCAGGCTCTGAAAAAAGCCGCCGTACCCCTTCTCAGGATCGAGACGGACTACAGCCAGCAGGATGCCGGGCAGCTCAAGACACGAATCCAGGCTTTCATTGAAATGATCACCAGGTAAAAGCGCCCCCGGGAGCGCTGCCTCCCGGGGGCTTTTTTTCAGGCGGAGGCGCTCCTCGCCTTCATTCAGGGCGGGAAGTGAGGCCGGGCGCGATGTACCTGTGGTAGAGGGCAAGAAGAAATGCCGTGACCAGGGCGATGGCGCCATAGACTGACCACATCATCATCGGCGTGATCCTGTGCGCCTCAAGAAGGCTGTACATGGTGCCTCCGAGGGTGTTCGCCACGAAGCTTCCTATGCCTATGGGAAGAAAGCCGTAACCGAGAAAAAGGGCCACCTGCTCAGGGGGTGCAATCTTTCCCACGTATTCAAGAAACTTGGGGCTTGCCGCCATCTCGCCCAGGGCCAGGACAAATATGGAGAGAAGCACGATCCATACCACCTGCGTGCTTCCTGCGATAAACATGGCGCATCCTGCAACAGCAATACCGCCTATCATCGCAGGAAGGGGCCTGAAGCATGAGGTGATGCGGCTCACGACAAGCTGAAAAAGGATAATGGCGCCGGCGTCAAGATTGGTGAGAAGCTCGGGAGGCACTGCCTCGCCTGCCCTGATTGTCCCTGCAGCCACAAGGCTTATGCGGTGCTCCAGAGCTGCGGTCCATGGGGCATGGAGGGCCGAGGAGAGGTTTTTCACCGCCTCCAGCAGGGGAAGGGTGTTCACGTAATCCCGGAGATAGAGGCTCATGGTGAGAAAAAGCTGGAAAAAAACTATCCAGAACCCGGAAAATATGACAAGAAGGGTCATGAAGCGCCAGTTCGCGATGACCAGCATTGAATCGGCAATGACATGCCCGAAGCCGTGGCGCTCCTTTTCCTTCGCATCCCTCTCTCCCGGCTCGCGGTAAAGAAACACGGCGGGAATGAGCATAAGGCCCACCCAGATCGATGAGGCAAGAAAGACATAGCTCCAGTTGTGGACCCTCAGGGTGCTCGCCACGAGGGGGCCGAGGAACCCGCCGATGTTCACGATCATATAATAGATGCCGAAACCGAGGGAGCTTGTCTTCTCGTCGGTGGTCTTGCTTATGGTGCCCGTGAGGG encodes the following:
- a CDS encoding double-cubane-cluster-containing anaerobic reductase; its protein translation is MTTATESYVPMWKELGLDLEAHDSLLKVLGSYYVDVYFSQKDRPEGMKYLDFVMSEVHGLRIKELQQDKKTGKKIIGTYCVFVPEEMILALDGVSIGLCAGAEVGFAEAERYLPRSTCSLIKAFFGFTLARVCPYVESADLIIGETTCDGKKKAYDIFREIKSLYVMEIPHLKNSIDRDLWIAELHRLREQLEKTTGKKMEPGKLRESIELVNRKRDALNRIARLRAHSPAPISGKDALLISQVSFYDDITRFTRQINAIADELEERVKKGEGVFPKETPRLLISGCPMAVPNWKLPHLVETSGAVIVGEESCVGMRNIRNNVKAEGDTVEALIERIADRYLQIDCACFTPNDERLDHIVEMAKELKADGVIHYALSFCTPYMVESYRVEQALKKAAVPLLRIETDYSQQDAGQLKTRIQAFIEMITR
- a CDS encoding MFS transporter, whose amino-acid sequence is MNFFRQFPRSFWVSNFMELFERMAYYGMYNVLALYLTGQIGEGCLGFSKQSTGLMMGIYTFFLYMIPIFGGAMADRYGYKKAFVFALSSLSIAYFTMAYTKSYYAIFAALMLVSMGGAVFKPTLTGTISKTTDEKTSSLGFGIYYMIVNIGGFLGPLVASTLRVHNWSYVFLASSIWVGLMLIPAVFLYREPGERDAKEKERHGFGHVIADSMLVIANWRFMTLLVIFSGFWIVFFQLFLTMSLYLRDYVNTLPLLEAVKNLSSALHAPWTAALEHRISLVAAGTIRAGEAVPPELLTNLDAGAIILFQLVVSRITSCFRPLPAMIGGIAVAGCAMFIAGSTQVVWIVLLSIFVLALGEMAASPKFLEYVGKIAPPEQVALFLGYGFLPIGIGSFVANTLGGTMYSLLEAHRITPMMMWSVYGAIALVTAFLLALYHRYIAPGLTSRPE